A genomic segment from Pseudobacteriovorax antillogorgiicola encodes:
- the trpB gene encoding tryptophan synthase subunit beta, giving the protein MKNYDVFSERRYKVKQFPDEKGYFGRYGGRFVPETLVEPVKELEAGFRKYCGDDDFQQELDEILRDYVGRPTPLSYAKRLTEHLGGAKIYLKREDLLHTGAHKINNAIGQVLLAKRMGKHRIIAETGAGQHGVATATAAALLGVECIVYMGAVDVERQALNVKRMNLLGAKVVAVDSGTRTLKDAINEAMRDWVTNVKTTFYCLGSALGPHPYPEMVRNFHRVIGQEAREQILKAEQRLPDELVACVGGGSNAIGLFHAFLDDESVAMVGVEAGGYGIASGKHAARFSGGSAGILHGTYTHMLQNHDGQIQETHSISAGLDYPAVGPEHANLAELGRATYTYADDEAAKDGFRALSRYEGIIPALETSHAVAYVLKRAPELAKDKIMIINVSGRGDKDLEGVAS; this is encoded by the coding sequence ATGAAAAATTACGACGTCTTTTCCGAGAGGAGATATAAAGTGAAGCAATTTCCAGATGAAAAAGGTTATTTTGGGCGCTACGGTGGCCGCTTTGTACCGGAAACTTTAGTGGAGCCGGTCAAGGAGCTTGAAGCGGGCTTTCGCAAGTATTGTGGTGATGATGACTTCCAACAAGAGTTAGATGAAATTCTCCGCGACTACGTAGGGCGACCGACTCCATTATCTTATGCAAAGAGACTTACGGAGCATCTCGGTGGCGCGAAGATTTACCTGAAGCGAGAGGATTTGCTTCATACCGGCGCTCATAAAATCAATAACGCCATTGGCCAAGTTCTGCTAGCGAAGCGAATGGGTAAACATCGCATCATCGCTGAAACTGGTGCTGGTCAGCATGGAGTGGCCACTGCAACGGCGGCAGCTTTGCTAGGTGTTGAGTGTATTGTTTATATGGGAGCCGTTGATGTGGAACGTCAGGCCTTGAATGTCAAGCGTATGAATCTACTAGGTGCCAAAGTCGTTGCAGTTGACAGTGGTACAAGAACTTTGAAGGACGCGATTAACGAGGCTATGAGGGATTGGGTGACGAATGTCAAGACCACGTTCTACTGCTTGGGTTCGGCACTTGGTCCACACCCATATCCAGAAATGGTTCGCAATTTTCATCGGGTGATCGGACAAGAGGCTCGTGAGCAGATTTTAAAGGCTGAGCAACGACTGCCTGATGAGCTAGTCGCCTGCGTGGGTGGTGGCTCCAATGCTATCGGCCTATTCCATGCATTCCTTGATGATGAGTCTGTGGCCATGGTGGGGGTCGAGGCCGGTGGCTATGGTATCGCTTCCGGCAAGCATGCGGCTCGTTTTTCTGGTGGTAGCGCTGGAATCCTCCACGGCACCTACACTCACATGCTGCAAAATCATGATGGTCAGATTCAGGAAACCCATAGTATTTCGGCTGGTCTCGATTATCCGGCAGTGGGACCCGAACACGCAAACCTAGCTGAGCTAGGGCGAGCGACCTACACCTATGCTGACGATGAGGCAGCAAAAGATGGTTTTCGAGCCTTATCTCGCTACGAAGGCATTATCCCTGCTTTAGAAACATCGCATGCAGTAGCCTATGTTTTGAAACGTGCTCCCGAGCTAGCCAAGGACAAAATTATGATTATCAATGTTTCTGGCCGCGGTGACAAGGATCTGGAAGGAGTTGCATCATGA